In a single window of the Oryctolagus cuniculus chromosome 9, mOryCun1.1, whole genome shotgun sequence genome:
- the LOC100347537 gene encoding putative taste receptor type 2 member 33, which produces MRSLLLRFLSIPVMAEFVLGNFANCFIALVNCIDWVKKKKFSSVDGILTALAVSRIVLLWMILMHWDLTTFNAVSYSIAYEVGWLVAHHFSIWFATILSIFYVLKVANFSNVVFLHLKKNINGVILVVLLGSLLLLLCYLAMINMSDRPWVSEHEGNTAWKTNLTDIEQVLKLSMVTVTNLIPFITSLICLLLLIYSQCKHIRKMQFHGQRSQDPSTKVHVKAIQTVLSFLLLFAFYFLVVTVSVWSGINVRLLPVTKSVRFYYTSGRAKQKENTNKQQ; this is translated from the exons ATGAGAAGTTTACTACTGAGGTTCCTTTCCATTCCAGTTATGGCAGAATTTGTTCTTGGGAATTTTGCCAATTGCTTCATAGCACTGGTGAACTGCATTGACTGGGTCAAGAAGAAGAAGTTCTCCTCCGTTGATGGGATTCTTACTGCTCTGGCAGTCTCCAGGATTGTCTTGCTTTGGATGATATTAATGCATTGGGATTTAACCACGTTTAATGCAGTTTCATACAGTATTGCTTATGAGGTTGGCTGGTTAGTAGCCCACCACTTTAGCATCTGGTTTGCTACTATCCTCAGCATATTTTACGTGCTCAAAGTAGCCAATTTCTCCAACGTTGTTTTTCTTCACCTGAAGAAGAACATTAATGGCGTGATTCTGGTGGTACTACTGGGATCCTTGTTGCTTTTACTTTGTTATCTTGCAATGATAAACATGAGTGACCGTCCGTGGGTGAGCGAGCATGAAGGAAACACGGCTTGGAAAACCAACTTGACGGACATTGAACAGGTTTTAAAGTTGTCCATGGTCACCGTGACAAATCTCATACCCTTTATTACATCGCTGATATGTTTGCTGCTGTTAATCTACTCCCAGTGTAAACACATCAGGAAGATGCAGTTTCATGGCCAAAGGTCCCAGGATCCCAGCACCAAAGTCCATGTAAAAGCCATACAAACTGTGCTCTCCTTCCTCTTGCTGTTTGCCTTTTACTTTCTGGTTGTCACTGTTTCTGTTTG GTCAGGAATCAATGTGAGATTACTGCCTGTTACCAAATCTGTCCGTTTCTATTACACATCAGGGAGagctaaacaaaaagaaaatacaaacaaacaacagTGA